From Haloplasma contractile SSD-17B:
GGTGGAGCTGTTTGGTTAGATCCTGTATTAACAACACCATATGAAATGTACCAATTTTTCTTAAACACTGCTGATGCTGATGTGGTTAAATTCTTGAAGTTCTTTACGTTCTTGTCTAAAGATGACATTGAAGCTCTAGAGACGAGTCTAAATGAAACACCACATTTACGTGAAGCACAGAGAGCTCTTGCTAAAGAACTTGTAACGCTTGTACACGGTGAAGAGGCTTATACTAAGGCGATAAAAATAACAGACGCACTATTTAAAGGTGATATCGCTGAGTTGAATAGTGAAGAAATTGAAGAAGGATTTAAAGATGTACCGTCACTAGAAGTTAAAGAAGATATGGGATTAATAGATCTCCTGGTTGAATTAAATGCTGCATCTTCTAAACGTCAATCGCGTGAGTTTATCAAAAATAACTCGATCTCGATAAACGGTGAAAAGCAGAGCGACCTAAACTTTGTTGTGTCTAAAACAGGTGCAATAGAGGGGAAATTTACGGTGATCAGACGAGGTAAAAAACGTTATTTCTTAATTAAACATGTATAAATCTATTGTAGTATACTGAAAAGTAAAATAAAAAACGCTTAAGTTTGATTCATCTCACAACGTAAGCGTTTTTTGTATTTAGAACAGTATAGATATAAAAAAAGTATGAGAGCCTGTACAGACTTTCATACTTTTTATGTTTAATTTTACAGATTAACGAGAGTAGAACTCTACGATTAAATGTTCTGCAATTTCTGGATGAATTTCGTCGCGTTCTGGTAATCTTACAAAAGTTCCTTCTAACTTGTTATCATCGAAAGTAACAAACTCAGGACGTGAAACTGTAAGCTCTAAAGCTTCCTTCACAATCGCTAAGTCACGTGATTTTTCTCTGATTCCAATTGTTTGTCCAGGTTTTACTCGGTATGATGGAATATCTAGACGCTTACCGTTAACAGTAATGTGTCCATGTCCAACTAACTGACGTGCTTGACGACGTGTTCTAGCAAGTCCCATGCGGTATACTACGTTATCTAAACGAGTTTCAAGTAAGAACATGAAGTTCTCACCGTGCTTACCTTGTAACTTACCTGCGTCATCGAATACACGACGGAATTGACGTTCGTTGATTCCGTATGTAAAACGTAACTTTTGCTTTTCCTTTAATTGTAAACCGTATTCAGAATCTTTTCTACGGCGACCTTGTCCATGTTGCCCTGGAGCATATGGACGTCTTTGTAATTCTTTACCAGTTTCTAAGATTGAGAAACCTAAGCGACGAGATTTTTTCCATGATGGTCCTGTATATCGAGCCATTAAAAAAACCTCCTTTTAAATTTTTGAGCAATACAAAGGAGTTGTTTATCCATTTTGATGTGTAGAT
This genomic window contains:
- the rpsD gene encoding 30S ribosomal protein S4, coding for MARYTGPSWKKSRRLGFSILETGKELQRRPYAPGQHGQGRRRKDSEYGLQLKEKQKLRFTYGINERQFRRVFDDAGKLQGKHGENFMFLLETRLDNVVYRMGLARTRRQARQLVGHGHITVNGKRLDIPSYRVKPGQTIGIREKSRDLAIVKEALELTVSRPEFVTFDDNKLEGTFVRLPERDEIHPEIAEHLIVEFYSR